One window from the genome of Clupea harengus chromosome 19, Ch_v2.0.2, whole genome shotgun sequence encodes:
- the nt5c1aa gene encoding cytosolic 5'-nucleotidase 1A: MTALSSSLSLSLSLSDLFIERFCMTGGTNPIGYLKAWQTNLYLSADAEKVKEALAEGIAAATMFMSEKQTEVSETQLRVAFDGDAVLFSDESERIFKAHGLDKFFEHERENENTLLDHGPLKGFLELLGKLQKKFYAKGHRLNCPIRTYLVTARSAASSGIRALKTLRAWGLETDEALFLAGAPKGPMLEKIRPHIYFDDQMFHVEGAAEMGTIAAHVPYGIAQKHSHKKSSSPSK, from the exons ATGACTG ctctctcgtcctctctctctctctctctctctctctcagacctgtTCATTGAACGCTTCTGCATGACGGGGGGCACCAATCCCATTGGCTACCTGAAGGCATGGCAGACCAACCTGTATCTGTCGGCAGATGCTGAAAAGGTGAAGGAGGCTCTGGCTGAGg GCATCGCAGCTGCCACCATGTTTATGTCAGAGAAGCAGACGGAGGTGTCGGAGACACAGCTGAGGGTCGCGTTTGATGGAGATGCAGTTCTCTTCTCAGATGAGTCCGAACGCATTTTTAAAGCTCACGGGCTAGACAAGTTCTTTGAGCATGAGCGGGAAAATGAGAATACGCTTCTAGATCAT ggTCCGCTGAAGGGTTTCCTGGAACTTCTAGGAAAGCTCCAGAAGAAGTTCTATGCAAAGGGTCATCGTCTGAACTGCCCCATCCGCACCTACTTGGTGACAGCACGATCTGCGGCCAGCTCTGGGATCCGTGCCCTGAAGACCCTCCGAGCCTGGGGCCTGGAGACTGATGAAGCACTGTTCCTGGCTGGAGCACCAAAGGGCCCCATGCTGGAGAAGATACGGCCACACATCTACTTTGATGACCAAATGTTCCATGTGGAGGGGGCAGCAGAAATGGGCACCATTGCAGCACATGTGCCCTATGGTATTGCGCAGAAACACTCCCACAAAAAGAGTTCCAGTCCCTCAAAGTAG